In the Streptomyces coeruleoprunus genome, CGGGGGCGGCGGCAGCCACAGGGAACTCTTTTCGCGTGGGCGGTGCGGCTAGGCAGGTCGCGGCCGACCGCTTTGTGCTTTGCTACAAACGCGTCGTGTCCCCTGATACGGGGAACTCTACGAACGAGCCGGCCGTCAGCAACGATACCGGCACACCGCACCTCCCCCGGGGGACGGGGGCGGGGGCGGGCGGTAGCGTCTGGGGCGGAGCCGTCCCCGACGACGGACGGACACGACAACAGGGGAAGACGTTCACCACATGCCGGACCGACGCCGCCGCACGGCCATCCACCTCCTGCCGCGGGAACGCCAGTCCACGGACGACAACAATCCGTTCGCGCCTCCGCCCGAGGGCCGTCCGGACCAGCCGTGGCAGCCCCGCCACCCGGGCAACGGCGGAAGCGGGGGTGAGGGAGGCGCCGGGAACGGCGGCGAGGGCGGCCCGTCCGACGACTCGTCCGGCGACGCGTCCGGCAGGGGCCGGGGCAGCCAGTGGAGCCCGCGCCAGCCGGGACGGTCCTCCGGCGGCTTCGGCGGCGGACCCCAGGGCGACCGGCCGGGGCCGGGCCGCCAGGAGGGGCCGCAGCTGCGCTGGGACCCGACCGACCCGGCCCAGCGGCGCGCCCGCTACGCGCTGCTGGCCGGCATGTGGGGGTTCTTCTTCGCCGTCTTCGACTTCCCGGAGCTGGCGCTGCTGCTGGGCGCGCTCGCGCTGTACTGGGGCATCAGCTCCCTGCGCAACAAGGGCGAGTCCCGCCGCCCGGGTGCCGAGGCGCTGACCGGCCAGGACCCGCAGGCCACGACCGCAGGCGCCAAGTCCCAGCGGACGGCGGCGGTCAGCGGGCTGATCACCGCGGGGCTCGCGCTGATCATCGTGGCGGCGATGTTCACGATGCAGCTGGTGTACCGCGACTTCTACACGTGCGTGGAGGACGCCCTGACGAAGGACGGCCAGCTGTCCTGCAACGAACAGCTCCCGACCCCGCTGCGGGACTTGATCGGCGTCAAGGAGTAACCCGACCACACCGCCGTTCCGTCACTGCGGGCCGGCGCCGCACCGCCGTTCCGGTCGCTGTGGGCTCAGCGCCGGTGCCGCCGTTCCTGCTGTGGGCTGCCGCCGGTGCCGCCGCGACCGCCGTTCCGTCGTTGTGGGCAGTCGTTCCGCTGGGGCGGAACGGGTGGGCACAACGACGGAACGGCCACCCGGCCCGAGGGCCCACCCCCGGCGCGCGCCACGACGGTGGGTGGGTCCGGGTGCGGCCCGGGGTCACGCTCAGATTGGCTCGCTCGGGGCCTTGAGAGCGAAGCGTTGCTGCGTCGCCAATCCTGCGCGCGCGACCCCCGGTCCACCCCCGTCCCGTCGTCGGGCGTCCTCATGTGAGTGGGGGGTGCTGCCCGTCGTCGCCAGGGGGCGCGGCGCGTAGCCACCAAGCGCGGAGCGCCAGTGACAGGGGAACGCCCAGGGTCGCCGTCCAGGCGACCGCCGCCGCGCCCGTGCGCCACCACACCGGCCCGAACTCCGCCAGCCGCCCCGCCCCCAGCGGCCCACCCGCGGCCGCCGCCAGCGCCGCCAGGGCACACCCGCACACCACCGCGGCCAGCAGGGCGGTGAGCGCCGTCTCCCGCACCCCCCAGGCCTCCTCGCGCGCGCCCCGCGCCAGTCGCCAGCCCATCAGGAGACCCGCCACCACCGGCGCCGCCGCCACCGACCAGGCGAGCCAGCCGCCCGGCGCCTCGCCGGGGACCGCCGCCAGCAGGGGGAAGTCCGGCACCGCCGGCCGGCCGGTCACCGCGAGCGGGGTGACCGTGGCCCCCGTACCGAGGGCGAATCCCGCGCCGAGCCCGTACGCCGCACCCCACACCGCCGCGTTCGGCACCAGCGCGAGTGCCAGCAGGACGACCGCCGCCCGCCCGGACCAGTCCGCCGACAGGCCCAGCAGTGACGTGCGGGCCGCGCCCGCGTGCCAGGCCAGCGCCGCGGCGGCCAGCAGCGTCCCGCCGGCCACCAGCGCCAGCACTGCCCAGGCCGCCGCCCGCGCGGCCGCCGCCGGCCGCACCCGGCCCCGCAGCCGCGCGGGCAGCACCCCCGGCGGGCACCCGACGCCGCGCCACGCCCCGGAGGCCGCCGCGGCCACCACGAGGAGCGGCACGTGGACCGCCACGCTCTCCAGGTCCGCCCGCAGGGGGCCCCGCGCGGCGTAGACCGCGGCGCACGCGGCGACCACGAGGTACCCCGCGGTCACGGCGCACACCGCCCCGAACGGCGACGGCCTGGGCCGCCCGTCCGTCGGCTCCACCGCGTCACGCACCGTCCGGTGCGCCAGCCACACCGGCAGCGCCGCCAGGAGCAGCGGGACGACGCCGACGGGCGCGGACGAGCCCGCGAGCGCGTCGGCCCGCACCAGCTCCGCCCCGTGGGCCAGCAGCCACAGGCTCGCCGCGGTGCGCAGCGCCGCTCCGGGTCCGCTGTCCGGGTACGGGGAGGTGGTCCACGCGACGATCACCAGGACGGCCAGCACCCCGAGGCCCAGCCCGCCGGCGATCACCCCGCGCACGAGGGACGCGGCCATGGCGGCGGCGGCACTCCCGCCGTACACGACGGGCCGGTCGGTGGTCGTCTCGGTCACGGAAGCATGCTGCCAACGACACGCGCTGTAGCCGTGTAACGAGCGAATGCCCGTTGTGTCGCTCAATATACGGTTATGTACTTTTCCGTTGAGTGCTGTGCTCCCGGGAGCCTTCCATGACCGGGAACACCCAGGTCGCCCAGGCGCTCACGGGCGAGCCCACCGAAACCCCGCCCGGCCCGCCGCCACAGGACGGGTCGGCGCCCATGCCCACGGAGGCGTTCGACGCGCTGTACACCGGCACCGCGCCGGACCTCGCCCAGCAGGCGTACCTGCTCACCGGGCGCCGCCGCCTCGCGCGCGAGGCGGTCGAGTACGCCTTCCACGTCGCCTGGGGCCGCTGGCCCGAGGTCGCCATCGACCGGAACCCCGCCGGCTGGGTGCGGGCGGTGACGTACGACTACGCGCTGTCCCCCTGGCACCGATTCCGGCCCGCCCACCGGCACC is a window encoding:
- a CDS encoding cell division protein PerM encodes the protein MTETTTDRPVVYGGSAAAAMAASLVRGVIAGGLGLGVLAVLVIVAWTTSPYPDSGPGAALRTAASLWLLAHGAELVRADALAGSSAPVGVVPLLLAALPVWLAHRTVRDAVEPTDGRPRPSPFGAVCAVTAGYLVVAACAAVYAARGPLRADLESVAVHVPLLVVAAAASGAWRGVGCPPGVLPARLRGRVRPAAAARAAAWAVLALVAGGTLLAAAALAWHAGAARTSLLGLSADWSGRAAVVLLALALVPNAAVWGAAYGLGAGFALGTGATVTPLAVTGRPAVPDFPLLAAVPGEAPGGWLAWSVAAAPVVAGLLMGWRLARGAREEAWGVRETALTALLAAVVCGCALAALAAAAGGPLGAGRLAEFGPVWWRTGAAAVAWTATLGVPLSLALRAWWLRAAPPGDDGQHPPLT